Proteins encoded within one genomic window of Humulus lupulus chromosome 1, drHumLupu1.1, whole genome shotgun sequence:
- the LOC133778129 gene encoding uncharacterized protein LOC133778129, with amino-acid sequence MASQTKTRAPSVKEKWGLCCVCLPKSLGGIRFKEGSKWNKVLLAKFFWVISSKQYILWVKWVDVIYLKGQNFWDYKINSDVSWYWRKLVNLKAIITRDELEKAVKKNKLNLRNLYVQMLNKERVQFANVVWCNLALPKHRFILWQATMGHLLTRDNLVHCHLNLESVMCPICDMQQENHGHLFLNCQFAQQVRSIVAVWLGSDVWPVKFEEWSSWMIGRPKGLKQKMAATALAASIYLIWWNRNNCLFNFCFMTVDRIDHLIKFYMKARIVRLPMAKMKGKDLAFF; translated from the exons atggCGTCGCAAACAAAAACACGAGctccctcagtcaaagagaag tggggattgtgTTGT GTTTGCTTGCCTAAAAGTTTGGGTGGTATTAGGTTTAAGGAAGGGTCTAAATGGAATAAGGTGTTGTTAGCTAAATTCTTTTGGGTTATTTCCTCTAAACAATATATCCTCTGGGTGAAATGGGTGGATGTCATTTATCTCAAAGGGCAGAACTTTTGggattataagatcaattctgaTGTGAGCTGGTACTGGCGTAAACTGGTTAATTTGAAAGCTATTATCACTAGAGATGAGCTGGAAAAGGCAGTTAAGAAGAACAAACTTAATCTGAGAAATCTCTATGTTCAGATGCTAAACAAAGAGAGGGTTCAATTTGCTAATGTGGTTTGGTGCAATCTGGCTCTTCCCAAGCACAGATTTATTTTATGGCAAGCTACTATGGGACACTTACTTACCAGAGATAATCTGGTGCATTGCCATCTGAACTTAGAATCTGTAATGTGTCCGATATGTGATATGCAGCAGGAAAATCATGGCCATCTATTTTTAAATTGTCAGTTCGCTCAACAGGTTAGATCTATAGTTGCTGTTTGGCTGGGAAGTGATGTTTGGCCAGTTAAGTTTGAAGAGTGGTCCTCTTGGATGATTGGGAGGCCTAAGGGGCTGAAGCAAAAGATGGCAGCAACTGCTTTAGCTGCCTCGATTTATTTGATTTGGTGGAATAGAAACAATTGTCTTTTCAATTTTTGCTTTATGACTGTTGATAGAATTGATCATTTGATCAAGTTTTATATGAAAGCTAGAATTGTTAGACTTCCTATGGCTAAAATGAAGGGCAAAGATTTAGCTTTTTTTTAG